Within the Halomonas sp. HL-93 genome, the region CCAGGCGATGACGGGCAATGACCCAACTGATGCGTAAAAGCCGCAAGCTCATTGATTCGCCTCCGCTCGAAGTCGTCGGTCGAGGCGCTTAAAGCGAGCTTCTAAGCGGTCGGTGGCCACCTCAAGCGCAGTGAGCTGGTCGCGTAATACATCACGCTGTTGTCGTCCAGGCAGCAACCGGGCCTCTTCAAAGACATATTCTGAAACGTCCTGCACTAGCTCCTCTTTGGTGCGCAGCCCCCAATCAGCAGCCCGCCGTAACCCTTCGGCAAGAGAATGAGCGGGGGTGTCGCCCAGCCAGCGCGCCAGTTCGTTTTCCCAGTCGAGATCCAGGTCAAGCAGCAGCGTACGCGTGGCTTCCAGTAAATGTACTTGACCACGCATTGCCAGTTTACCTTCAAACATCAGCTGCTCTACTGATGCGCCACTCAGCCATCTCGACAGCGTTTCAGGTGTCAGTTCCACGACCGCATCAACGTCGTTGTCGCCCAGATCGTCGGCGCGCAACAGGTCAATACCCGCGGCATGGTAGTGAAGTACCAGCGCAAGTTGGGGCTGTTCGAAGCGCACCAGCAGGCGGCTACCCGAAAGCTGCGCAAGCCGTGCAGGCGACGCCGGGTCTCGGGCGAGCAAGGCGTTCAACGTGCGTTCACATCCGGCCAGCAATAAGGTCGGGGTTACCAGCATGCTGACCTCTCGGTGGTTGATGTCATAACTTGATGCCGCGGTGAAGCGCGACAATGCCGCCGGTAAGGTTGGTGTATTCGACCCGCTCAAGACCCGCGTGCTCCATCATACTTTTCAGCGTCTCCTGGTCGGGGTGCATGCGGATCGATTCGGCTAAATAGCGGTAGCTATCGCCGTCTCCTGCCACCCACTCGCCCATTTTCGGCAGCAGGCGGAACGAGTATTCGTCGTAGGCTTTCGACAGCAGTGGGTTGTTGGGCTTGGAAAACTCTAGCACCAATAACCGTCCACCGGGTTTGAGCACCCGTGTCATCGAACGTAGCGCGGCGTCTTTGTCGGTGACGTTACGCAAGCCAAACGCAATGGTGATGCAGTCGAAGCTATTGTCGGGGAACGGCAGGCACTCGGCGTTGGCCTGGACATACTCGACGTTGCTGCCCACGCCGTTGTCCATCAGCTTGTCGCGTCCCACGTTGAGCATGGAGGCGTTGATATCGGCCAGCACGACCTTGCCCCGGGGGCCGACCAGGCGCGAGAACTTGAGCGTCAAGTCGCCGGTACCGCCGGCGATGTCAAGGACGTGGTGACCGGGCCGCACGCCTGCACGCTCAATGGTCAGGCGCTTCCAGACGCGGTGAATGCCCATCGACATAAGGTCGTTCATGACGTCATAGCGTGCGGCGACCGAGTGAAAAACATCGGCCACCCGAGAGGCTTTTTCGTCGAGAGGGACTTTCTGATAACCAAAATCAGTAGTGCGTTTATCCGTGGGGCTCATGGGGCTCTGGCTCCAGAGTTCAAGGCGATGAGCGTCGACCCAGCGGTCGTCGCATTAAAAGATTGACGACATTGTAGCCCTGTCCGCCCCGACTTGTCTGCGTTTGCCCTGGGGCGCGACGTCACAGCTGTTTGAACTGGATGCTGGCAGGCTCGCGGGAGGCGCCGGCGTCTTCAAGCCGTTGCAGGTAGTTTTCCCAGTAGGCCGTTTGATGCTGGGCGAGATCATATAGATAGTTCCAACTGAACAGGCCGCTATCGTGGCCGTCGTCAAAGTGCAGCTTGAGCGCGTAGTTGCCCGCTGGGGTGATGTTCTGCAGCCCCACATCTTTTTTGCCGACCTGCAATACAGCGGTATCTCCGCCGTGGCCGCGCACCTCGGCAGAGGGCGAGTAAACGCGTAAAAGCTCCACCGGCAGGCGATAGCTTTCGCCATTGGCATAACCAAGCTCAAGTTCGCGGGTCGGCTTATGATAGTGAACGCGGGTGGGGGTGGGAGCAGTCATAACACACCTCAAAAGTGGCTGGGTGTCGGCGGCCAGTGGTGGCACACCAAAACTCGGCATCCTTGCCGAGCCAGTACGTTACAGAATATAGCGCGATAGATCTTCGTCGACGGCTAGTTCACCCAGTTGAGCATTCACATAGTCGGCGTCGATCAACAGCGGGCTTTCCATATCGCCTCCTTTGAACGAAGCCTCTTCCAGCAGCCGCTCCATCACGGTATGCAGGCGACGCGCACCTATGTTCTCGGTACCTTCGTTGACCTGCCAGGAGATTTCGGCGATGCGCTCAATGCCATCCGGAGTGAACTCAACATCAAGCCCTTCAGTGGCCAGCAATGCCTTGTACTGCCGGGTCAATGAGGCA harbors:
- a CDS encoding gamma-butyrobetaine hydroxylase-like domain-containing protein, yielding MTAPTPTRVHYHKPTRELELGYANGESYRLPVELLRVYSPSAEVRGHGGDTAVLQVGKKDVGLQNITPAGNYALKLHFDDGHDSGLFSWNYLYDLAQHQTAYWENYLQRLEDAGASREPASIQFKQL
- a CDS encoding ubiquinone biosynthesis accessory factor UbiJ codes for the protein MLVTPTLLLAGCERTLNALLARDPASPARLAQLSGSRLLVRFEQPQLALVLHYHAAGIDLLRADDLGDNDVDAVVELTPETLSRWLSGASVEQLMFEGKLAMRGQVHLLEATRTLLLDLDLDWENELARWLGDTPAHSLAEGLRRAADWGLRTKEELVQDVSEYVFEEARLLPGRQQRDVLRDQLTALEVATDRLEARFKRLDRRLRAEANQ
- the ubiE gene encoding bifunctional demethylmenaquinone methyltransferase/2-methoxy-6-polyprenyl-1,4-benzoquinol methylase UbiE — protein: MSPTDKRTTDFGYQKVPLDEKASRVADVFHSVAARYDVMNDLMSMGIHRVWKRLTIERAGVRPGHHVLDIAGGTGDLTLKFSRLVGPRGKVVLADINASMLNVGRDKLMDNGVGSNVEYVQANAECLPFPDNSFDCITIAFGLRNVTDKDAALRSMTRVLKPGGRLLVLEFSKPNNPLLSKAYDEYSFRLLPKMGEWVAGDGDSYRYLAESIRMHPDQETLKSMMEHAGLERVEYTNLTGGIVALHRGIKL